GAGATTCTCAAGAATGGTCAGAATGTAGACCTCATTGGGAGGCAGTTCTTTTCCAGTACATTTCTTTGAGATGGTTATGATTTTACTGTCAGCATCTGCTCGTTTGTTTAGGTTCATGTGGAGCACCTGAAAAAGAGCCTTGATAAACCTGTGTCTCAGCTCCATATCCTCAGTGTGAAAATTACCCACAAGGTTTTGCAGGATCTCTGCAGCAAACACCAAGGCCTTGTTTTTCTTGAGCCTTGAAAGGTCTAGGTCAGGGGAAGCACTGAGACTTCTCTGTTCAATGATGAATCCTCGGATGAGGAGAGGGTTCCCTGTTTCCATCAGCTCCAGGCCATATTGAAGGTAATCAGAGACGAAGTCATCCATGGTACCATACACAATGTCTGCTTCATAGACTTCCCTTGGTGATGTGCTagttttgttcatgtttgtgtcgACAGAAATTCCAAGGTGCTTGTAGAAGTCAAACCACTCCTTAGTTTGTTCATGTGAGTGAACGTCAGAGCCGAGGACAATGTCCAGTTTGTTCCCCATGAAGACTTGTGTGGCTGCAAACATGGCTCTGACACACGGGTCCTCTCCCTCACCAACCAGTTCTAGTGCTTCGCTGTTCTCAGTCAGCACCAGCACACACCACCTCAGCATCTGCTGCACTGTGGGCCACCAGCCTTTTGTGTCAGAAActgctctgcagagctgagacagagagtTCTGGATGTCATCTGTGTTCAGGTTTGAACATTTAAAGGAATCTTTTGTAAATGGTTCATCTTTTGGAGCATTTTCTGAATATTGAAGGACACCAGTGGTAATGTTCTTTATCATATCAACGACAGAATCGTCCAAATTCctggacatttttatttcagctaGAGCTGAATCTAGACCACGCTCATCTTGCTCTCTGAGAGTTTTTCTGAAGTCTTGTTGGAATCTCTCAGGACCAACGACGTCCAGAGCCTGGATGAGAGAGTGTCCAGAGTCATCTGTCCACTCTGGTGATATGTCGTACACTCGTACCATTGTGAGCACTTCAGTTATTGGAGCATCCTCTGGATATTTCTCTGACAGTGCTTTGAGCAGAGTCAGAGCCTCTGTTGGTGTCCATTGGTTTGTTTTCACAAGTCTGAGGAGCCTTTCAGTGGATTCTGAGTGGATTTCCTTGTTATTTAGATGAGTGAGTGTGAACAGGAGAAGCTTCAGACACTTGATTTCCATCTTCAAAATGAACACAGAGGCTCTTCCAACCACGTTCTGTAGGGATGTTGTGAGGGTGCAGAGGAAGTCTATGAGAAAGAGATCCTCAGTGGAAAGGTCCCCCTCAGCCCACTGTTTGGCTATGAGAACTGCATCAGGATCACAGCTGCCGTGGTCGGTGAAGAAGTGCGTCAGGTTCAGGTACAGGGCTTGAGTCAGCAGGAAACTCTCAGAAACATTGcttgctgattggctgatggacTCCACCAGGGACTGCAGATGATTGGAGATGCCTTGGAGGGAAAGTCCCTCAGATATCTCCAGAGACAGGACACAGAGCTCAGTGATGAACACCTGTGAGTGCTGCAGAGTGCTAAGGGTTGGAGGATCACTGATCCACTCGTCAAACAGGAGCTGGTCCAGGGCTGACAGGACGCTCCCCAGCTGATCAGCAGTCAGCTCACCGAGACTGAGGTTCTGAACTGGGATGCTGCATTTTGATGAGAGGATTTCCAGAAGCCCATCACTGTCTGAATCAATGTTTGCCTCAAACTCATCCAGGTGGCTGATTAAAACTCGTCTCCTGGACTCGTGTTCCTCTGAAATGTCGCTGTTCAGTTGATCCTCGAACTGCTCTTGAGCTCGCTGTTTTGATTCTTCGAGTCTTTGATTCAGCTCTTcttgtctcctcttctcttcagcctcttttgctttttgttgttctttcatctttctctcctcttctctcctctcctcttctctccttctctcctcttctcttctcctctcctcctctctccttctttcttcctgtctccttctctcctcctctcttcttctctcttcctccctcctcatgTTTTCTTCGTAATCTCTGATTGGCTTATAAAAACAATCGTTGCATTCATGCAACCACTCGTCAACTGGTCTGTAGTATTCTCCTCCATTGAAAACATGTACAGTCCGTCCGTGAATAGTAGTTTGGTATAAATTATCAAAGGTTGTGCATGGATTCAGGACTCTACCGCATTTATAGCACCTGAGCTCGTCGCCCATGTTGCTTTCTGATGGTACTTGATTCCCCATTTTTACTATACTCTTCAGTAGCTAAGCAGTGATGTTTGACCTGTGTTTTcctgaaagattaaaaaaatacacaacaagaTGAATAAAATCTAATGACTTGCAACAACAATTTCAGTTTTCGTGATGTGATGAAAACTGCTACTTTTAGTAGTCTCTTTTATCCAGAATAGTTTGCACGGTTTACAGCCTAATCTGTGCCTCAACATAATCCTtagtctcaatgcatcagttaagcttagtagttattaaatgttgtccatgttgtcctgctgatgagATTACTATAAACCGTCTTAATATcgctgcatcactttaactgtgtttcttccctcaagcacattactgcccaggctgtgtttctctctttttcttctactgtctctcactgcagggttctgcctccagagctggagagtttcctgctgctcccatgatccagctcaacccacgatgcaacatttaaaaatttattagtgttagtggtaGTGTTAGTGCTACTAATGTTTCacttgtcattattattcctttagctataattattattattactactatttacattttgacttagtctgtgtatctgcaatgttgtctttctcctaccctattcccccacccccctctctttctgtctaaacccaaccggtcgaggcagatggccgcccaccttgagtccggttctgctcaaggtttctgcctcttaaaggaggttccttgccacagttgcctagtgcttgctcatggtgggatctgttgggtttctctctgtaaattaaGTAATTAAGTAAGATAAAGAGTATGATCTAGACctgcctcgagataacttctaTTGTGAATTggagctatataaataaaatttgacttgactgtctctgagctctgcagacaaaTTCTGAACTAATGATTTGGTCTTTGCTCTGACATGCATCAT
This genomic window from Lates calcarifer isolate ASB-BC8 linkage group LG1, TLL_Latcal_v3, whole genome shotgun sequence contains:
- the LOC127142704 gene encoding uncharacterized protein LOC127142704, translating into MGNQVPSESNMGDELRCYKCGRVLNPCTTFDNLYQTTIHGRTVHVFNGGEYYRPVDEWLHECNDCFYKPIRDYEENMRREEERRREEERRRQEERRREEERRREEERRREEERREEERKMKEQQKAKEAEEKRRQEELNQRLEESKQRAQEQFEDQLNSDISEEHESRRRVLISHLDEFEANIDSDSDGLLEILSSKCSIPVQNLSLGELTADQLGSVLSALDQLLFDEWISDPPTLSTLQHSQVFITELCVLSLEISEGLSLQGISNHLQSLVESISQSASNVSESFLLTQALYLNLTHFFTDHGSCDPDAVLIAKQWAEGDLSTEDLFLIDFLCTLTTSLQNVVGRASVFILKMEIKCLKLLLFTLTHLNNKEIHSESTERLLRLVKTNQWTPTEALTLLKALSEKYPEDAPITEVLTMVRVYDISPEWTDDSGHSLIQALDVVGPERFQQDFRKTLREQDERGLDSALAEIKMSRNLDDSVVDMIKNITTGVLQYSENAPKDEPFTKDSFKCSNLNTDDIQNSLSQLCRAVSDTKGWWPTVQQMLRWCVLVLTENSEALELVGEGEDPCVRAMFAATQVFMGNKLDIVLGSDVHSHEQTKEWFDFYKHLGISVDTNMNKTSTSPREVYEADIVYGTMDDFVSDYLQYGLELMETGNPLLIRGFIIEQRSLSASPDLDLSRLKKNKALVFAAEILQNLVGNFHTEDMELRHRFIKALFQVLHMNLNKRADADSKIITISKKCTGKELPPNEVYILTILENLLKEFTGETECEKNRASLGGKLCLESLFACALRLQAPKEQIKELFQMVSNLVRQQLWSPVEALNLLGVLTDHHHDEDCVSIVKILHLIQTYQVSSQWTDEDNQSLLELLNSSETDNLIQHLEKSFTDEKGKSVDCLFDEIRQMKNIDEQTLEKSYCVVKTVINLIESGEIKNHRDVQQAKNRSRSTDTVDLQEILAVLCNAVHECNAKGKWWPRATQMISWCLLALSDTGKLLEMGTGEGKSCVIAMFAVLRALRGENVDVVSSSSVLCQRDAEEWTDFYKYFGITVDTNTNKTEDKDRKQCYQKDVVYGTIEAFAADHLRQIFEMKDVRTDRKYQCIIIDEVDSLLLDQGVQMTYLSSPMVSMQHLNVILAMIWSHVSQYGFLSTGHRTFVQAPPASFFKAIFDSIYTEEINDPMDILRIAEESKIVPEGFTEDIFNSKKDELLRKLKTVSQDAVVDFFQVMEQYVPYGFSAYTLDENGLLCLRKTSTYNNQDIPDLAFLVLEDGLCCPLYDSEESVVKTIAELISEKIQYTPCTNNKDKTSIPGFLRKLIEKKLSVWVQNAFLAKRLRQGREYVVENDSVCPVDFKSTGIIELSKKWGDGLQQFVEIKHQIKLSTISTVTNYISNISFFEKYQGKIYGTTGTLGSETDMLFLQELYPNLSACRNATFQPEEVI